One region of Pagrus major chromosome 5, Pma_NU_1.0 genomic DNA includes:
- the LOC140996591 gene encoding ectonucleoside triphosphate diphosphohydrolase 2-like, translated as MALRCSHTIPAVVLLILAIVGILLLVLPAKDVEMPPEYMYGIVLDAGSSHTSMYIYKWPADKQNGTGIVTQHSECDVTGGGISSYAGVRDGAAKSLEGCLEQAVKEIPKFRHHQTPLYLGATAGMRLLNMANATESQRVLKEVEKKMRSYPFKFKEATILSGQEEGAYGWVTVNYLLENFVKYGFVGRWLNPGRDTIGALDLGGASTQITFETSDKVEDKDNVMELKLYGQTYRLYTHSFLCYGQDQFLRKLLALLITAQGVKTQVFHPCYPQDFNVSIKLGEDVFDSPCTKSYRPDAFNSQMSVSVVGTGDYQKCLGNVIKMFSFDKCHFSKCSFDGVFQPSVRGNFMAFSAFFFTHSYLKRLTNISITSPSQLGAAIQLVCNMTISEMTEKTKQQAKFMKNVCAVSNFVQVLLMQGYRFDEHSLPTITFQKKAGGASVGWALGYMLSLSSMVPEERLGLMKALPSGPWAGILSLFIILLLIALGYLLMIYRNTRAKEGMV; from the exons ATGGCTCTCCGCTGCTCCCACACCATCCCTGCGGTTGTGCTGCTGATACTGGCAATAGTTGGGATTCTGCTGCTGGTCCTTCCAGCTAAAGACGTTGAGATGCCTCCTGAGTACATG TATGGAATTGTTCTAGATGCAGGCTCATCTCACACCTCCATGTACATCTACAAATGGCCGGCGGACAAGCAAAATGGCACTGGTATTGTTACCCAGCACAGCGAGTGCGATGTGACAG gTGGAGGGATATCCAGCTATGCAGGCGTTCGTGATGGTGCAGCAAAAAGTCTGGAGGGCTGTCTGGAACAAGCTGTGAAGGAAATCCCAAAATTCAGGCATCACCAAACTCCACTCTATCTGGGAGCCACTGCAGGAATGAGGCTCCTGAA CATGGCCAATGCCACAGAGTCCCAGCGGGTCCTAAAGGAAGTGGAAAAGAAGATGCGGTCTTATCCTTTCAAATTCAAAGAGGCTACCATCCTGagtggacaggaggagggggcgTATGGCTGGGTCACAGTCAACTACTTACTTGAAAACTTTGTCAAG TATGGTTTTGTTGGGCGCTGGCTGAATCCAGGCAGAGACACAATTGGAGCTTTGGATTTAGGCGGAGCTTCCACTCAGATTACTTTTGAGACCTCAGATAAGGTGGAGGACAAGGACAATGTGATGGAGCTGAAGCTTTATGGACAAACCTACAGACTCTACACCCACAGCTTCCTGTGCTACGGCCAAGACCAGTTCTTGAGAAAGCTGCTGGCTTTGCTTATCACG GCTCAAGGTGTGAAGACCCAAGTGTTCCATCCCTGCTATCCACAAGATTTCAACGTATCTATCAAACTAGGGGAGGATGTTTTTGATTCTCCGTGCACTAAAAGCTATAGACCTGACGCCTTCAACTCCCAGATGTCTGTATCAGTGGTGGGCACAGGAGATTACCAGAAGTGCCTGGGCAAcgtgataaagatgttctccTTTGACAAGTGCCATTTCTCCAAGTGCTCCTTTGATGGAGTCTTCCAGCCCAGCGTGAGAGGAAACTTCATG gCCTTCTCTGCCTTCTTCTTCACTCACAGCTACCTCAAACGCCTCACCAACATCTCTATCACTTCCCCCAGTCAACTGGGGGCGGCAATCCAACTTGTCTGCAACATGACCATTTCTGAG ATGACTGAAAAGACAAAGCAGCAAGCGAAATTCATGAAGAATGTCTGCGCTGTCTCCAATTTTGTCCAAGTCCTGTTAATGCAGGGCTACAGGTTCGATGAACACTCCCTTCCCACCATCACTTTTCAGAAAAAG GCAGGAGGAGCCTCTGTAGGCTGGGCTTTGGGGTACATGCTAAGTCTGAGTAGTATGGTACCAGAAGAGAGACTTGGACTGATGAAGGCTCTGCCCTCAGGGCCCTGGGCTGgcattctctccctcttcatcatcctcctcctcattgcACTGGGATACCTACTGATGATCTACAGAAACACACGAGCTAAAGAAGGCATGGTGTAA